A window from Lytechinus pictus isolate F3 Inbred chromosome 9, Lp3.0, whole genome shotgun sequence encodes these proteins:
- the LOC129278467 gene encoding uncharacterized protein LOC129278467: protein MAEAEGRPHREAKATEKGLLWQIEIKSKEFESLIKTWRRTANKLRVLLGDESATSTIQETRDCLQTNVNKLILTQDELMALRATAKIDDDSVGKLDEVEEEHSNLMKQTLEVLIAQREGTASSRTSTKRSKKSHAVRVVSEKQQDCQDWVNGIRDVEPETHPNVNDLQGDAVKVLIEQMRMTRLPLPEPVTFAGDPMSFPAWKHAFDVLIQQSGIQPMDRFFYLQKYLRSQPLELVRGYALVGNDKAYGEAMTALTSRYGDPFIIANAFRDKLERWPKISPKDAIGLRNLSDFLHQCVSAMDKIGNLHHLNDERENQKILYKLPDWLVARWSRKVIDWRDVNGQFPPFQIFAKFIEAEAKVACYPVTSLHGKIDGPSNKTKSTSDVRTLSTNVTYPNSGSREREKRVKPQSCSCCKKDHSLQECTEFASKNMADRKSHIREKGLCYGCLKYGHMSKACRRRSTCDICKGRHPSLLHENRNRPEPKKELEVDPRPNETQSSWSHASFSQHSDAGLTITKSTMIVPVWLSHSTTSDERMIYALLDTQSDTTFLLEKTKNEMNLHGTPVSLLLSTMSAMDERVPSERIEGLSIRSFDGEQRIALPSTYTRQFIPANHDHIPTPEMATSIPHLSKISHNLLPLQDCEIGLLIGYDCARALIPRDVIPPDHDRPNGPYGLKTDLGWSIVGTVKEIEHNFEDDPVGVSHRLTACEIPAELKTGNKDVLFAHNTSVKEEITPARVTRLMEADFLDTKAEGVAYSQNDVKFMNIMRDEIHKLDDGHYEMPLPFKDEKPKLPNNRVLAKGRLDHLGRKFKQNDEYRKKYTKVMETLLEKGYAEPAPDHNTDGKVWYIPHHGVVQPNKLRVVFDCSAKCKGESLNSHLLTGPDLTNKLVGVLCRFRLDHIAFMCDIQEMFHQFRVNLEDRDYLRFLWWKDGNYDEVPNEFRMKVHLFGAASSPGCANFGLRQTASDHAAEFGEDVRDFIHQEFYVDDGLKSLPTVHQAVDLISRTKKLCEKGGLHLHKLVSNSREVLQTVPEEDRAKTVREINLLHDDLPLERALGVQWCVESDSFNFRITLQDKPLTRRGILSTVMSIYDPLGLLAPIVLTGKKILQALCKLSTDWDDPLPDDLRVKWENWRKDILQLESISIPRCYKPTNFKSIKSIQFHYFTDASTSGYGQCTYMRLTDVNDKVHCTLVIGKSRVAPSKSVTVPRLELTAAVVAAKVKKFLEAELKFDDAEHVFWTDSRVVLGYINNTDKRFHVFVANRIQQIRDFSRPSEWKYIESKNNPADEASRGLTVNQLNDSKWLHGPKMLWEQSIPTYEVKETFDVLPNDPEVKRSQVHVSQSREDGFDLHRLQRFSSWLVARKAVAYCLIFISRLKQRCRERHAKKAKDDPLTKANVAVLDLHQAEIEILKHVQREAFGDEIQILKSIQNDQGLTERKRKRQIKKASRLHGLDAFLDKDDILRVGGRIRRGDDSYIRKHPAILPQSHHITEIILRHCHALTAHQGRGMTLNQIRENGFWVLGGSNRVSKLIRKCVICQKLRSPTQIQKMSDLPSDRVTEAPPFTYCGMDCFGPWMIKEGRKDLKRYGLIFTCMASRAVHIETLNSLTTDSFIQAFRRFTALRGPVQQLRCDRGTNFVGAEAELKRAWHEMDHQKVKDCLLSDGCDYVHFIFNVPSASHMGGVWERQIRSIRSVLDTLLYQSGRQLDDESLRTLMCEAAAIINSRPLTVTHLNDPTYPAPLTPNHLITMKSKVFLPPPGNFQNADIYSRKRWRRVQHLINEFWSRWRKEFLQNLQVRQKWTRPQREACVGDIVILKDNNTPRNQWPLARVAKLLPSEDGHIRKVKLTLGDPGIGNSGKRKGPLQELERPIHKLVLLLPQEDQ, encoded by the coding sequence ATGGCTGAGGCTGAAGGTAGACCACACCGTGAAGCCAAAGCAACGGAAAAGGGACTCTTATGGCAAATCGAGATCAAATCAAAGGAGTTTGAAAGCCTCATCAAGACTTGGAGGCGCACAGCAAATAAACTTCGAGTGCTGCTGGGTGACGAGAGTGCTACCTCGACTATCCAAGAAACTAGAGATTGTCTACAGACCAATGTAAACAAGTTGATACTGACACAAGATGAGTTGATGGCACTTCGTGCCACTGCCAAGATTGATGACGACAGTGTCGGTAAACTAGATGAAGTAGAGGAAGAGCACAGCAACCTGATGAAACAAACTCTTGAGGTCTTGATCGCACAAAGAGAAGGAACTGCCTCATCACGGACTTCGACAAAAAGGTCGAAGAAATCTCATGCTGTACGTGTGGTATCAGAGAAGCAGCAAGATTGTCAAGATTGGGTGAATGGCATCCGCGACGTTGAACCAGAAACCCACCCGAATGTAAATGACCTTCAAGGTGACGCAGTTAAGGTCTTGATAGAACAGATGCGGATGACAAGGCTCCCATTGCCCGAACCAGTGACATTTGCAGGAGATCCTATGTCCTTTCCTGCGTGGAAGCACGCGTTTGATGTTTTGATCCAACAAAGCGGCATTCAGCCTATGGATAGGTTTTTCTACTTACAGAAATACTTAAGAAGTCAACCTCTAGAACTTGTTCGAGGATATGCTCTAGTTGGAAATGATAAGGCGTATGGAGAAGCCATGACGGCCCTCACCAGTAGATATGGTGATCCCTTCATCATAGCAAATGCCTTTCGCGATAAATTGGAACGATGGCCGAAGATATCTCCGAAGGATGCCATCGGTCTGAGGAATCTGTCAGACTTCCTCCATCAATGTGTCAGTGCCATGGACAAGATTGGCAACCTTCACCACCTAAACGACGAAAGGGAGAATCAAAAGATCTTGTATAAATTGCCAGACTGGCTCGTTGCACGATGGTCACGCAAGGTTATCGATTGGAGAGATGTGAATGGACAGTTTCCACCCTTTCAGATATTTGCGAAATTTATCGAAGCAGAAGCTAAGGTAGCATGCTACCCTGTTACCTCCCTCCATGGCAAAATCGATGGACCATCTAACAAGACGAAGTCTACATCAGATGTCAGAACCCTCTCAACCAATGTGACGTATCCAAACTCAGGCAGCAGGGAAAGGGAGAAGAGAGTTAAACCACAATCATGTTCATGCTGCAAGAAGGACCACTCCCTACAAGAATGTACTGAGTTTGCGTCAAAGAACATGGCAGATCGTAAAAGCCACATAAGAGAGAAAGGTCTATGTTACGGCTGCCTAAAGTATGGTCACATGTCTAAGGCTTGTAGGCGACGAAGTACCTGTGACATCTGCAAAGGACGACATCCATCTCTACTACATGAAAACAGAAATAGACCAGAACCAAAGAAGGAACTAGAGGTAGATCCAAGACCCAATGAAACTCAGTCGTCATGGTCTCATGCTTCATTTAGCCAACACTCTGACGCTGGATTGACCATTACGAAGAGTACAATGATAGTTCCTGTCTGGCTTTCTCACTCAACCACATCGGATGAGCGAATGATCTATGCATTACTTGACACTCAATCCGACACCACGTTCCTGCTAGAGAAAACCAAGAATGAGATGAATTTGCATGGAACTCCTGTAAGTCTCCTTCTTTCAACGATGTCAGCTATGGATGAAAGAGTACCAAGTGAACGCATTGAGGGTCTTTCTATCAGGTCATTTGATGGAGAACAGAGGATAGCTTTACCATCAACCTATACCAGACAGTTCATACCAGCAAATCATGATCACATACCCACTCCAGAGATGGCGACCAGTATCCCTCACCTTTCCAAGATTTCACATAACCTATTGCCCTTACAAGATTGTGAAATTGGTTTGTTGATTGGGTACGACTGTGCTAGAGCCCTCATACCAAGAGATGTCATTCCTCCTGATCATGATAGGCCTAATGGTCCATATGGCCTAAAGACAGACTTAGGATGGAGCATTGTGGGTACTGTGAAAGAAATTGAACACAACTTTGAGGATGATCCAGTTGGTGTAAGTCATCGATTGACAGCCTGTGAGATTCCTGCTGAGCTAAAAACAGGAAACAAGGATGTGTTGTTTGCTCATAACACATCAGTCAAGGAAGAGATCACCCCTGCAAGAGTGACAAGATTGATGGAAGCTGATTTCCTTGATACCAAGGCTGAAGGAGTGGCATACTCACAAAATGACGTCAAGTTTATGAACATTATGAGAGATGAGATTCACAAATTAGACGATGGGCATTATGAAATGCCTTTGCCATTCAAGGATGAGAAGCCAAAGTTGCCGAATAACAGAGTTCTTGCGAAGGGACGACTTGATCATCTTGGAAGAAAGTTCAAGCAAAATGATGAGTATCGCAAGAAGTACACCAAGGTAATGGAAACTCTTCTGGAGAAGGGTTATGCGGAACCAGCACCAGATCATAACACAGATGGTAAAGTGTGGTATATCCCACACCATGGGGTAGTTCAACCAAATAAACTGAGAGTTGTATTCGACTGCAGTGCGAAATGCAAAGGAGAGTCGTTAAATTCGCACCTACTCACAGGACCAGACTTGACGAATAAATTAGTCGGAGTACTCTGTCGCTTCAGACTGGATCACATCGCATTCATGTGTGACATTCAAGAAATGTTCCACCAGTTCAGAGTCAACTTGGAAGACAGAGATTATCTCAGATTCCTCTGGTGGAAGGATGGTAATTACGACGAAGTACCAAATGAATTCAGGATGAAAGTACATCTATTTGGAGCAGCCTCCTCACCGGGATGTGCCAACTTTGGTCTCCGACAAACTGCTTCAGACCATGCTGCTGAGTTCGGTGAAGATGTAAGAGACTTCATTCATCAAGAATTTTACGTGGACGATGGTTTGAAGTCCTTGCCTACAGTACACCAAGCTGTAGATCTGATATCCAGAACCAAGAAACTATGTGAGAAGGGAGGTCTCCATCTCCATAAGCTTGTATCTAATTCAAGAGAGGTACTGCAAACGGTTCCAGAAGAAGATAGAGCAAAGACCGTCAGAGAGATTAATCTGCTTCATGACGACCTACCACTAGAGCGAGCTCTTGGAGTCCAGTGGTGTGTTGAATCTGACTCGTTTAACTTCAGAATCACACTTCAGGACAAGCCACTAACCAGACGAGGGATACTTTCTACAGTTATGTCTATTTACGATCCCTTAGGATTGTTAGCACCAATAGTGCTTACAGGAAAGAAGATTCTCCAGGCACTCTGCAAGCTGTCCACAGACTGGGACGATCCTCTTCCAGACGATCTTCGAGTAAAGTGGGAAAATTGGAGAAAGGACATACTACAACTTGAATCCATCTCAATCCCTAGGTGCTACAAACCTACTAACTTCAAGTCAATAAAGTCAATACAATTTCACTACTTTACTGATGCAAGTACCTCGGGATATGGTCAATGTACTTACATGAGACTAACTGATGTAAACGAtaaagtacattgtacattagTAATTGGAAAAAGCAGGGTGGCACCCTCGAAGTCTGTAACAGTACCTCGCCTGGAATTGACTGCTGCTGTTGTCGCCGCTAAGGTTAAGAAATTTCTGGAAGCAGAGCTTAAATTTGATGATGCAGAACATGTGTTCTGGACTGACAGCAGAGTCGTGCTTGGCTACATAAATAACACTGACAAACGCTTTCACGTATTTGTAGCCAACAGGATTCAACAGATCCGGGACTTTTCCAGACCTTCAGAGTGGAAGTACATTGAGTCAAAAAATAACCCTGCTGATGAAGCATCCAGAGGTCTAACAGTTAATCAGCTAAATGACTCAAAATGGCTACATGGACCAAAAATGCTATGGGAACAGTCAATTCCCACATATGAAGTTAAAGAGACATTCGATGTTCTTCCCAATGACCCAGAGGTGAAAAGGTCTCAAGTACATGTCTCTCAATCCAGAGAAGATGGGTTCGACTTGCACAGACTTCAACGTTTCTCTAGTTGGCTTGTAGCAAGGAAGGCTGTTGCATATTGCCTGATATTCATCTCACGTTTGAAACAACGCTGCAGAGAGAGACATGCCAAGAAAGCAAAGGACGATCCATTAACCAAGGCTAATGTTGCAGTGCTGGATCTCCATCAAGCAGAGATTGAAATTCTGAAGCATGTTCAAAGAGAAGCATTTGGAGATGAAATCCAGATTCTGAAATCTATCCAAAATGATCAGGGTCTTACTGAAAGAAAGAGGAAGCGTCAGATAAAGAAAGCTAGCCGTCTCCATGGTCTAGATGCCTTCCTAGATAAAGATGATATCCTGAGGGTAGGAGGACGGATTCGAAGAGGTGATGATTCGTACATAAGGAAGCATCCCGCAATCCTTCCTCAAAGCCACCATATCACAGAAATAATTCTTCGTCATTGCCATGCATTGACAGCACATCAGGGTAGAGGCATGACGCTAAATCAAATCAGAGAGAATGGATTCTGGGTTCTTGGAGGCAGTAATCGAGTATCAAAACTCATACGGAAATGTGTCATATGCCAGAAACTACGAAGTCCAACTCAAATCCAAAAAATGTCAGATCTTCCTTCCGACAGAGTAACAGAGGCTCCACCATTCACATATTGTGGGATGGACTGTTTTGGACCTTGGATGATTAAGGAAGGTAGAAAGGATTTGAAGAGATACGGTCTTATCTTCACATGTATGGCCTCTCGGGCGGTACACATCGAGACACTCAACAGCTTGACTACTGACTCATTCATTCAAGCATTTCGTCGTTTCACAGCTCTCCGAGGACCAGTTCAACAACTAAGATGTGATAGAGGGACAAACTTCGTCGGAGCGGAGGCAGAACTAAAAAGGGCCTGGCATGAAATGGATCATCAGAAGGTAAAGGACTGCCTTCTCAGTGACGGATGTGATTATGTTCACTTTATCTTCAACGTTCCCTCTGCCAGCCACATGGGAGGAGTATGGGAGCGGCAGATACGCTCTATTCGCAGTGTTCTAGATACTCTCCTGTACCAATCTGGAAGGCAGCTGGATGATGAATCACTACGAACCTTGATGTGTGAGGCTGCAGCTATCATCAACAGCAGACCATTGACAGTAACTCATCTCAATGATCCAACGTATCCAGCACCTCTGACGCCAAACCACCTCATAACAATGAAGTCTAAAGTGTTCCTTCCTCCCCCAGGAAACTTCCAGAATGCAGATATCTACTCG